The Niastella koreensis GR20-10 genome includes a window with the following:
- a CDS encoding ammonium transporter produces MKLSFKNVMPFLVLVVVALAAMFIKPEADHVPGATETAYSAADIAWVLVSTALVFLMTPGLAFFYGGMVHRKNVISTMIKSVVAAGVVGVLWIAVGFSLSFGESWHGLIGNPMTFLFFKGVKAGAAWPLAPTIPLGLFALFQLMFAIITPGLVVGAVAERIRFTSYILFIVLFSLLVYAPVAHWSWHPEGFLAKMGVWDFAGGTVVHITAGCAALAGALVLKRRKTHMAHQETPAANVPYVLIGTGLLWFGWFGFNAGSAVGASGLAVNAFGTTNTAAAAAGLAWMFFDVVKGKKPSVLGFCIGAVVGLVAITPAAGFVGIPQSIIIGVVGALISNIAVGIKQKSTLDDALDVFPCHGIGGMVGMLLTGVFANQLAHGIKDGPQGWFYGNPSFFFTQFKAMAIVVVYSFTVSYAIFKFINFVLPLRVTEEEEEMGLDESQHNEKYLQGTLLVNGENGKLVEKAAEF; encoded by the coding sequence ATGAAACTGTCATTTAAAAATGTAATGCCGTTCCTGGTATTGGTGGTCGTTGCCCTGGCTGCCATGTTTATTAAACCTGAGGCGGATCACGTTCCGGGCGCTACTGAAACAGCCTATAGCGCAGCTGATATTGCCTGGGTGCTGGTTTCAACGGCTTTGGTGTTTTTAATGACTCCTGGCCTGGCTTTCTTCTACGGTGGTATGGTGCACCGCAAAAACGTAATCTCAACTATGATCAAGAGTGTGGTGGCTGCCGGTGTGGTTGGCGTACTTTGGATCGCTGTTGGTTTTAGCTTAAGCTTCGGTGAATCATGGCATGGCCTTATTGGTAATCCCATGACATTCCTGTTCTTCAAAGGAGTAAAAGCTGGCGCCGCATGGCCGCTTGCTCCCACAATTCCGCTCGGTTTGTTTGCCTTGTTTCAACTGATGTTCGCCATCATTACACCTGGTCTGGTTGTAGGTGCTGTGGCTGAACGTATACGGTTTACCTCCTATATATTGTTTATTGTATTGTTTAGCCTGCTGGTGTACGCTCCGGTGGCACACTGGTCATGGCATCCGGAAGGCTTCCTGGCTAAAATGGGTGTATGGGATTTTGCCGGTGGTACTGTAGTACACATCACCGCTGGTTGTGCTGCCCTGGCTGGCGCCCTGGTTTTGAAACGCAGAAAAACCCATATGGCTCACCAGGAAACACCTGCAGCCAACGTACCTTATGTACTGATTGGTACAGGTTTACTGTGGTTCGGCTGGTTTGGTTTTAACGCCGGTTCTGCTGTAGGTGCTTCAGGTTTGGCTGTAAATGCCTTCGGAACTACCAACACTGCAGCAGCTGCTGCTGGTTTGGCCTGGATGTTCTTTGATGTGGTAAAAGGTAAAAAGCCTTCAGTACTCGGCTTCTGTATCGGTGCTGTAGTGGGGCTGGTAGCCATTACGCCAGCCGCTGGTTTTGTAGGAATTCCTCAAAGTATCATCATCGGTGTTGTAGGCGCCCTTATCTCTAATATCGCAGTAGGTATTAAACAAAAATCTACTTTGGACGATGCGCTCGATGTATTCCCTTGTCACGGTATTGGTGGTATGGTAGGTATGTTGCTTACCGGTGTATTCGCCAACCAGCTGGCACACGGAATTAAAGACGGTCCTCAGGGTTGGTTTTATGGCAATCCTTCGTTCTTCTTTACCCAGTTTAAAGCGATGGCAATAGTTGTTGTTTACAGCTTCACTGTTTCTTACGCTATATTCAAATTCATCAACTTCGTTCTGCCTTTGCGTGTAACTGAAGAAGAAGAAGAAATGGGTCTTGATGAAAGCCAACACAACGAAAAATATTTGCAAGGAACCTTGCTGGTCAATGGTGAGAATGGAAAGCTGGTAGAAAAAGCAGCTGAGTTCTAA
- a CDS encoding porin — MLRKISSLAIFTVALGSYVEAQDSTKKSPLVITGSVDAYYRYNFHNAKDSGITNNYTSFTNSHNSFELGMASVRADYTTGRVTGVLDLGFGRRAEEFSYNEKSSGMGTAIKQAYISVAATDKLKFTMGKWATHVGYEVVDAYLNRNYSMSYMFSYGPFFHTGIKAEYTAGNWGFMAGVANPTDFVTASFSKKMAIAQISTTAADGKLKAYLNYQGGKDINENTINQVDLVVNGTISDKFSIGYNGTMQSVKPHAKSSGDSWWGSALYLNADPSKTFGITLRGEYFDDKNAVSGFSSAAGLGTSVIAATLSGNIHIENLTIIPEFRLDSSKDPIFTKNPNEGVKSTGTFILAATWHF, encoded by the coding sequence ATGTTAAGAAAAATTTCTTCATTGGCCATTTTTACCGTGGCCCTGGGTTCTTATGTTGAAGCTCAAGACTCTACGAAAAAAAGTCCTCTAGTTATTACTGGTTCTGTTGATGCCTATTATCGCTATAATTTTCATAATGCCAAAGATTCGGGCATTACGAATAATTACACCAGCTTTACCAATTCTCACAATTCATTTGAATTAGGGATGGCATCGGTACGGGCCGATTATACCACCGGCAGAGTTACGGGCGTATTGGATCTGGGTTTTGGCAGAAGGGCAGAAGAGTTTTCTTATAATGAGAAAAGCAGCGGCATGGGAACAGCTATCAAGCAGGCTTACATTTCAGTAGCTGCTACCGATAAATTAAAGTTCACCATGGGTAAATGGGCTACACATGTTGGTTACGAGGTAGTAGATGCCTATTTGAACCGTAACTACAGCATGTCGTATATGTTCTCCTACGGTCCCTTCTTTCACACTGGCATCAAAGCGGAATATACTGCCGGCAACTGGGGTTTTATGGCAGGGGTAGCTAATCCCACCGACTTTGTAACCGCCAGTTTCTCCAAGAAAATGGCTATTGCACAAATAAGCACAACTGCCGCTGATGGCAAGCTGAAGGCTTACCTTAATTACCAGGGCGGTAAAGACATAAATGAAAATACCATTAACCAGGTAGACCTGGTAGTGAACGGTACCATCAGTGATAAATTCAGCATTGGTTATAATGGAACTATGCAGTCTGTTAAGCCTCACGCCAAAAGCAGTGGCGACAGCTGGTGGGGTTCTGCACTCTATTTAAATGCAGATCCTTCCAAAACATTTGGAATAACCCTGCGTGGCGAGTATTTCGATGATAAAAATGCAGTGTCAGGATTCTCCTCTGCAGCCGGATTAGGCACCAGCGTTATCGCTGCAACCCTGTCGGGCAACATTCATATCGAAAACCTGACCATCATTCCTGAGTTCAGACTGGATAGTTCAAAAGACCCCATTTTCACTAAAAATCCAAATGAGGGTGTAAAAAGCACAGGTACTTTCATTCTGGCGGCTACCTGGCATTTCTAG
- a CDS encoding ammonium transporter: protein MQAKHLSFFRVFSSLTGKSKNVLEPAIQLTRSEKWKLGSTIFLGKMIGLGLVFLAMIFLPGLLGTPAQAQTSYTEHETAMVNSINTVWTLVAAFLVFGMQAGFVMLEAGFARKRETVNVLMECILDTCLCGILFWAIGYAFMFSHGNGFIGTHWFFLSGAPDTYEATGVPLLAHWIFQFAFADTCSTITSGAMIGRTSFRGDILYSIGVTGFIYPIIGHWAWGPDGFLVTMGSAGNFLPSLGQPFRDFAGSTVVHTIGGVISLAGAMVLGPRLGRVFARDGGGMPAPHNLTVAAVGGFLLWFGWYGFNPGSTLSALDAQGIGRVAANTTLAACSGGLAAMMAAFWWGATKGKFDLAFSINGFLAGLVAITCPCYWVSPLGAILLGAVAGFVVYAGAWLIEWWRVDDPVGAVAVHGFCGIWGTISLGFFACGKYGATGPFGADNSAPVTGLFYGGGMGVLKAQFIGSAIITIGTFVVAFILMWVLRQLPHPWNLRVEAKGETGAGGIDVFEHGTDAYPHQPAVVDIPEYQPQPKEQPVFS, encoded by the coding sequence ATGCAAGCAAAGCATTTGAGTTTTTTTCGTGTCTTTTCCAGTTTAACGGGAAAATCGAAAAATGTATTGGAGCCTGCCATTCAGTTAACCCGGTCTGAGAAATGGAAGTTAGGTTCTACTATTTTTCTCGGGAAAATGATTGGGTTGGGGCTCGTGTTTCTGGCCATGATTTTTCTTCCCGGCCTATTGGGCACACCTGCCCAGGCGCAAACCAGCTATACAGAACATGAAACAGCCATGGTGAACTCCATCAACACCGTGTGGACGCTGGTGGCTGCTTTTCTGGTTTTTGGCATGCAGGCTGGTTTTGTTATGCTGGAAGCCGGGTTTGCCCGTAAAAGAGAAACTGTAAACGTTTTAATGGAGTGTATCCTGGATACCTGTTTATGCGGTATCCTTTTCTGGGCCATCGGCTACGCGTTTATGTTTAGTCATGGTAATGGCTTTATAGGTACGCACTGGTTTTTTCTTTCAGGCGCTCCAGATACCTACGAAGCTACCGGTGTTCCCTTACTGGCGCACTGGATCTTTCAGTTTGCTTTTGCCGACACCTGTTCAACCATTACTTCAGGCGCCATGATCGGACGCACCAGTTTCCGTGGCGACATCCTGTACAGTATTGGCGTAACCGGTTTTATTTATCCCATCATCGGTCACTGGGCCTGGGGACCAGACGGATTCCTGGTTACCATGGGTAGTGCCGGTAATTTCCTTCCTTCTCTCGGCCAGCCTTTCCGCGATTTTGCAGGATCTACGGTTGTACACACCATTGGCGGTGTTATTTCACTGGCAGGTGCTATGGTGCTTGGTCCCCGTTTGGGCCGGGTGTTTGCGCGTGATGGTGGTGGTATGCCTGCGCCTCATAACCTTACCGTAGCGGCAGTGGGCGGCTTTTTATTGTGGTTTGGATGGTATGGTTTTAACCCCGGCAGTACGCTTTCGGCTTTGGATGCACAAGGTATAGGCCGCGTTGCTGCCAACACTACACTGGCAGCCTGTAGCGGCGGTTTAGCGGCTATGATGGCTGCTTTCTGGTGGGGCGCCACAAAAGGAAAGTTCGATCTGGCTTTCTCCATCAATGGCTTTTTGGCCGGTTTGGTTGCCATTACCTGTCCTTGCTATTGGGTAAGCCCGCTGGGCGCCATTTTACTGGGCGCAGTTGCCGGTTTTGTGGTGTATGCCGGCGCGTGGCTGATTGAATGGTGGCGTGTAGATGACCCGGTAGGTGCTGTTGCGGTACATGGTTTCTGCGGCATTTGGGGAACTATTTCACTCGGCTTTTTTGCCTGTGGCAAATATGGTGCAACAGGACCCTTTGGCGCAGATAACAGCGCCCCGGTAACCGGTTTGTTCTATGGAGGCGGAATGGGTGTACTAAAAGCCCAGTTTATTGGCAGCGCCATTATAACCATAGGCACCTTTGTAGTTGCATTTATCCTGATGTGGGTTTTAAGACAATTGCCTCACCCCTGGAATTTACGGGTAGAAGCAAAAGGCGAAACCGGCGCTGGTGGTATAGATGTATTTGAGCATGGTACAGATGCCTATCCGCATCAGCCTGCGGTGGTAGATATTCCTGAATACCAGCCTCAGCCTAAAGAGCAGCCTGTATTTTCATAA
- a CDS encoding phosphoenolpyruvate carboxylase, translating into MDHQSSRGLQQFKNYVGIKFQLYNSLFTSLPFHRIEKTGILLSLLLNNCEEGYKKKQSPMQIIDEFFEKHTSYIKEQDKLDLLFRFIQYVERQVVLFDALEDASFREINDLNGIGTLKYLAADVIQEGKEEELARKLEDFSIRLVLTAHPTQFYPGPVLGIIHDLSKALAENNTSQINMYLQQLGKTPFFKKEKPTPFDEAISLIWYLENVFYNAAGRIITYLNNQFPQMIPDTNPVITMGFWPGGDRDGNPFVTVDTTQKVADALRGSIIKCYYLEVRKLKRRLTFKGVDTILADLEKQLYENIFIPGQRTFLSKQGILDALQKIREILIYQHNGLFQHLVDNLINKVHVFGLHFASLDVRQDSSIHGKVLEAIAAKTDILPKNYAELSEEEKKKLLYKASGDIGGHVFEDGIEKDTLLSIKAIKEIQQYNGVEGCSRYIISQCNSALNLLEVYGLFKICGWKNEDLTIDIVPLFETIDDLQEAAEIMGELYENEIYRKHLQKRNNRQTIMLGFSDGTKDGGYLMANWSIYKAKEKLTSISAKYGIDVVFFDGRGGPPARGGGKTHKFYASMGKNISNKEIQLTIQGQTVSSNFGTIDSAQFNIEQLLNAGISNDVFADKDKTLSAEEEEILGELCEEGLKSYNELKNNPDFLNYLAHVSPLKFYSQTNIGSRPAKRGSSSKLSLKDLRAIPFVGAWSQLKQNVTGYYGVGTALQAMEKKGKLNDIKKVYRHSLFFKTLMDNCEMAMKKCFFPLTEYLAQDPRYGEIWNQIYKEYELTQRYIFLLSGKSELMADYPVEQLSVQMRERIVLPLTTIQQYAMARIRLMEEQNAQQQHKEIFEKLVIRSSFGIINAGRNSA; encoded by the coding sequence ATGGATCACCAGTCATCACGAGGACTGCAGCAGTTTAAGAATTATGTAGGCATAAAATTTCAGCTCTACAACAGTCTGTTTACCTCGCTCCCGTTTCATCGTATTGAGAAAACAGGTATTCTGCTTTCATTATTATTAAATAATTGTGAAGAGGGTTATAAGAAGAAGCAGAGCCCCATGCAGATCATCGATGAATTCTTTGAAAAGCACACCTCTTATATAAAAGAGCAGGATAAGCTCGACCTGTTGTTCCGCTTTATTCAATATGTTGAGCGGCAGGTTGTTTTGTTCGATGCACTGGAAGATGCCTCTTTCAGGGAGATCAACGACCTCAACGGTATTGGAACCCTCAAGTACCTGGCTGCAGATGTTATCCAGGAAGGCAAAGAAGAAGAGCTTGCCAGGAAGCTGGAAGACTTCTCCATCAGGCTGGTGCTCACCGCCCACCCTACCCAGTTCTATCCCGGTCCTGTATTAGGTATTATTCATGACCTGTCGAAAGCACTGGCAGAAAATAATACCAGCCAGATAAACATGTACCTGCAACAGCTGGGCAAAACGCCTTTCTTTAAAAAGGAAAAGCCTACTCCATTCGATGAGGCCATAAGCCTTATCTGGTACCTGGAAAATGTATTCTATAATGCAGCAGGCCGCATCATTACTTATCTCAACAACCAGTTCCCGCAAATGATCCCGGATACCAACCCGGTTATCACCATGGGCTTCTGGCCTGGCGGCGACCGCGATGGCAACCCCTTTGTTACTGTTGACACCACACAGAAAGTAGCAGACGCCCTGCGCGGCAGCATCATAAAATGTTATTACCTCGAAGTACGTAAGCTCAAAAGACGCCTTACATTCAAGGGAGTTGATACCATTCTGGCCGATCTGGAAAAACAGTTGTACGAAAACATCTTTATTCCCGGTCAGCGCACCTTCCTCAGCAAACAGGGCATCCTGGATGCATTACAAAAAATAAGAGAGATATTAATCTACCAGCACAATGGATTATTCCAGCACCTGGTTGATAACCTCATAAACAAAGTGCATGTATTTGGATTGCACTTTGCCTCGCTCGATGTACGGCAGGACAGCAGCATCCATGGCAAGGTACTGGAAGCAATAGCTGCAAAAACAGATATTCTTCCAAAGAACTATGCAGAGCTCTCTGAAGAAGAAAAGAAAAAGCTGTTGTACAAAGCCAGCGGCGATATTGGCGGACACGTATTTGAAGATGGCATTGAAAAAGATACCCTGCTCAGCATAAAAGCCATTAAAGAAATTCAACAATACAACGGGGTTGAAGGCTGCAGCCGATACATCATCAGCCAGTGCAACAGCGCACTGAACCTGCTGGAAGTTTACGGGCTGTTTAAAATATGCGGCTGGAAAAATGAAGACCTCACCATCGATATCGTTCCCCTGTTTGAAACCATCGACGACCTGCAGGAAGCAGCCGAGATCATGGGTGAACTGTATGAGAATGAGATCTACCGCAAACACCTGCAAAAACGGAACAACCGCCAAACCATCATGCTTGGTTTTTCTGATGGCACCAAAGACGGCGGTTACCTGATGGCCAACTGGAGTATTTATAAAGCCAAGGAAAAACTTACCAGCATTTCTGCCAAATATGGCATCGATGTGGTGTTCTTCGATGGCCGCGGTGGTCCGCCGGCACGTGGTGGAGGTAAAACCCATAAGTTCTATGCATCTATGGGTAAGAACATCAGCAATAAAGAAATTCAACTTACCATACAGGGACAAACCGTTAGTTCCAACTTCGGCACTATCGACTCTGCCCAGTTCAACATTGAGCAATTGCTGAATGCCGGTATCTCCAATGATGTATTTGCCGATAAAGACAAAACATTATCAGCAGAAGAAGAAGAGATCCTGGGCGAACTGTGTGAAGAAGGGTTGAAATCCTATAATGAATTAAAGAACAACCCCGATTTCTTAAATTACCTGGCGCATGTAAGTCCGCTGAAGTTCTACAGCCAAACGAACATCGGCAGCCGGCCGGCCAAACGCGGTTCTTCTTCAAAACTGTCACTGAAAGACCTGCGGGCCATTCCGTTTGTGGGCGCCTGGAGCCAGTTAAAACAAAATGTAACCGGTTATTATGGGGTGGGCACTGCATTACAGGCCATGGAGAAAAAGGGTAAATTAAACGATATTAAAAAGGTTTACCGTCATTCATTATTCTTCAAAACGCTGATGGATAATTGTGAGATGGCGATGAAGAAGTGTTTCTTCCCCTTAACGGAATACCTGGCGCAGGATCCCCGGTATGGTGAGATCTGGAACCAGATCTATAAAGAATATGAACTGACCCAACGTTATATCTTCTTATTGTCGGGCAAAAGCGAGCTGATGGCAGATTACCCTGTTGAACAGCTGTCGGTACAAATGCGCGAACGTATTGTGTTGCCATTAACTACCATTCAGCAATATGCCATGGCGCGTATTCGCCTGATGGAAGAACAAAACGCACAACAGCAGCATAAAGAGATCTTCGAGAAACTGGTTATCCGCAGTTCATTTGGTATTATCAATGCAGGCCGAAACTCTGCATAA
- the thrA gene encoding bifunctional aspartate kinase/homoserine dehydrogenase I — translation MQVLKFGGTSVANAENMNKVSSIVQQALVRMPQSKTIVVVSALGGVTDVLLQSGGLAAAGDESYKELLQKVEQRHLEAVKALIPVTQQSSVLSWVKQRCNEIEDICNGVFLLGELSTRTKDRIVSFGELLSSKIIAARLHAQGVENTWVDSRELIRTDSHYGSAVVDFTVTNSLCSNFFSVAASRLFIVPGFVAADAHGNTTTLGRGGSDYTAAIIAGAVSAQTLEIWTDVSGMMTADPRLVPNAKILPHISYQEAMELSHFGAKVIYPPTIQPVMSKNIPVWIKNTFAPEDHGTVIENDIHKNGNNIRGISSINKIALLSLEGSGMIGIPGFSRRLFESLANDFINVILITQGSSEHSICVGIDEALAGKAKQAVDKTFAYEIEMGRVEPLRVETGLAIVALVGDNMKSHPGISGKMFGAIGRNGVNIRAIAQGSSERNISAVIAAADVKKAINVLHEDFFETTYKQINLFVAGTGNVGSKLLAQLKQQQHYLQQNMRLQVRIVGMANSKKMVFSDEGIDLDNWREHLQQGEASDLGKFVETIRSKNLRNSVFVDVTANEHVAQVYDQLLAKSISVVACNKVACSSAYQYYKKLKDLAREYNAFFLFETNVGAGLPVIGTLNDLMRSGDVVTRIEAVLSGTLNFVFNNYDGTRSFAEVVKQAQDEGYTEPDPRLDLSGTDVMRKIMILAREAGEHLEMETISNNSFMPASCMVGSVDDFYREMEKQETHFREIYQQAAAAGKKLKFVAKYEGGKASVGLQHVDSQSDFYHLYGKDNVVLFYTNRYPDQPLVVKGAGAGAEVTASGVFADIIRAAH, via the coding sequence ATGCAGGTTTTAAAGTTCGGCGGTACTTCTGTAGCAAATGCCGAGAATATGAATAAGGTAAGCAGCATTGTTCAACAGGCGTTGGTTCGTATGCCGCAAAGTAAAACGATTGTTGTTGTATCGGCTTTAGGAGGCGTGACCGATGTGTTATTACAAAGCGGCGGTTTGGCGGCAGCCGGCGATGAAAGTTATAAAGAGTTATTGCAGAAAGTAGAGCAGCGCCACCTGGAAGCTGTAAAAGCGCTGATACCGGTAACCCAGCAAAGCAGTGTATTAAGCTGGGTGAAACAGCGCTGTAATGAGATTGAAGATATTTGTAATGGCGTTTTCTTATTGGGTGAGCTAAGTACCCGCACCAAAGACCGCATTGTAAGTTTTGGCGAATTGCTTTCCTCTAAAATTATTGCCGCCCGTTTACATGCACAGGGCGTTGAAAATACCTGGGTCGACTCCCGTGAACTGATCCGCACTGATTCGCATTATGGAAGTGCAGTGGTAGACTTTACAGTTACCAATTCTCTCTGTAGTAACTTCTTTTCAGTTGCTGCTTCCCGTTTGTTTATTGTACCGGGTTTTGTAGCAGCCGATGCCCATGGTAACACCACCACTTTAGGCCGGGGCGGCAGCGATTATACCGCTGCCATCATTGCCGGTGCGGTGAGTGCGCAAACCCTGGAAATATGGACCGATGTGAGTGGCATGATGACTGCCGATCCACGGCTGGTGCCCAATGCAAAAATATTACCGCATATCTCTTACCAGGAAGCTATGGAGCTGTCGCACTTTGGCGCCAAGGTAATTTATCCGCCTACCATACAACCGGTAATGAGTAAGAACATACCGGTATGGATCAAAAACACTTTTGCCCCGGAAGATCATGGCACTGTGATCGAGAATGATATTCATAAAAATGGAAATAACATCCGTGGTATTTCCAGTATTAATAAAATTGCTTTGCTGAGCCTGGAAGGCAGCGGCATGATAGGCATACCCGGTTTTTCCCGCCGGTTGTTTGAATCACTGGCCAACGACTTCATCAATGTGATCCTGATTACCCAGGGTTCTTCAGAACATTCAATTTGTGTGGGAATTGACGAAGCCCTTGCCGGTAAGGCCAAGCAGGCAGTAGATAAAACATTTGCTTACGAAATTGAAATGGGCCGTGTTGAACCCCTGCGGGTTGAAACAGGACTGGCCATTGTTGCCCTGGTTGGCGACAATATGAAAAGCCACCCCGGCATTAGTGGTAAAATGTTTGGCGCTATAGGCCGCAACGGGGTAAACATCCGCGCCATAGCACAAGGTTCATCAGAAAGAAATATTTCAGCCGTGATAGCAGCAGCAGACGTTAAAAAAGCCATCAACGTATTACACGAAGATTTTTTTGAAACTACCTATAAACAAATAAACCTGTTTGTAGCCGGTACCGGCAATGTGGGCAGCAAACTGCTGGCCCAGTTAAAACAACAACAGCACTACCTGCAACAGAACATGCGTCTGCAGGTACGCATAGTAGGTATGGCCAACAGCAAAAAAATGGTTTTCAGCGATGAAGGCATCGATCTGGATAACTGGCGCGAACACCTGCAACAGGGCGAAGCCAGTGACCTGGGTAAATTTGTAGAAACCATTCGTTCCAAAAACCTGCGCAACTCCGTTTTTGTGGATGTTACTGCCAATGAGCATGTAGCACAGGTATATGATCAATTGCTGGCGAAAAGCATTTCGGTAGTGGCCTGTAATAAGGTAGCCTGTTCTTCGGCTTACCAGTATTATAAAAAGCTGAAGGACCTGGCCCGCGAATACAACGCATTCTTCCTGTTTGAAACAAACGTGGGCGCCGGTTTGCCGGTAATAGGCACCCTGAACGACCTGATGCGCAGTGGTGATGTGGTAACCCGCATTGAGGCAGTGCTGAGCGGTACCCTGAACTTTGTATTCAATAATTACGATGGCACCCGCAGTTTTGCAGAAGTGGTAAAACAGGCGCAGGATGAAGGCTATACTGAACCCGATCCACGCTTAGACCTGAGTGGCACCGATGTAATGCGTAAGATCATGATCCTGGCGCGGGAAGCAGGCGAACATCTTGAAATGGAAACTATTAGCAATAACAGTTTTATGCCCGCTTCGTGTATGGTAGGTAGTGTGGATGATTTTTACAGGGAAATGGAAAAACAGGAAACGCATTTTAGGGAAATATACCAGCAGGCTGCTGCAGCAGGCAAGAAGCTGAAGTTTGTAGCGAAGTATGAGGGCGGAAAAGCTTCTGTAGGTTTGCAGCATGTAGATTCACAATCTGATTTTTACCACCTGTATGGTAAGGATAATGTGGTATTGTTCTATACCAACCGTTATCCCGATCAACCGCTGGTAGTAAAAGGAGCCGGTGCCGGTGCTGAAGTAACTGCATCAGGAGTGTTTGCTGATATAATCCGTGCCGCTCATTAA
- a CDS encoding homoserine kinase has translation MAKVLKGVQVFAPATVANLVCGFDVLGMALQQPQDVMTMRLREEPGIGISHADGYDLPVEPEKNVAGASLLALLEEYPEKAGFEIIIDKKIKPGSGLGSSAASSAGAVVGANYLLGNPFTKEDLVRFAMNGEKVASGVKHADNIAPCIYGGVTLIQSIFPLNIVQLTAPPMYVTVVHPQIEVRTSDARQILRKEVQLKAAIKQWGNIAGLVAGFLKNDYDLIGRSLEDVIIEPVRSILIPGFDDVKKKSKDAGALGGGISGSGPSIFMLSKEEYVAKGVEDVMIDVYTRLGIEFKTYVTMVNYEGAKVQVIS, from the coding sequence ATGGCAAAAGTATTAAAGGGCGTTCAGGTTTTTGCACCGGCAACAGTGGCTAATCTGGTTTGTGGATTTGATGTGTTGGGGATGGCATTGCAGCAACCGCAGGATGTTATGACCATGCGGTTACGGGAAGAACCGGGCATTGGTATCTCACATGCAGACGGTTATGACTTACCGGTAGAACCGGAAAAGAATGTGGCCGGCGCTTCCTTACTGGCTTTACTGGAAGAATATCCTGAAAAGGCAGGCTTTGAAATAATTATCGATAAAAAAATAAAGCCCGGAAGCGGATTAGGTTCCAGCGCTGCCAGCTCCGCCGGAGCGGTGGTAGGCGCCAATTACTTACTGGGCAACCCGTTTACCAAAGAAGACCTGGTTCGTTTTGCCATGAATGGTGAAAAGGTGGCTTCCGGCGTAAAACATGCCGATAATATTGCACCCTGTATTTATGGAGGTGTAACACTTATTCAATCGATCTTCCCCCTGAATATTGTTCAGTTGACTGCGCCGCCCATGTATGTCACCGTAGTGCATCCGCAAATTGAAGTACGTACTTCAGATGCCCGGCAGATCTTACGCAAGGAAGTGCAGTTGAAAGCAGCCATCAAACAATGGGGTAACATTGCCGGGTTAGTTGCTGGTTTTTTGAAGAACGATTATGACCTCATCGGCCGTTCCCTGGAAGATGTGATCATCGAGCCCGTTCGTAGTATTCTTATTCCCGGTTTTGACGATGTGAAAAAGAAAAGTAAAGACGCCGGGGCATTAGGTGGTGGTATCTCCGGTTCAGGCCCTTCTATTTTTATGCTGAGTAAGGAAGAGTACGTAGCCAAGGGTGTTGAGGATGTTATGATCGATGTATATACGCGTTTGGGAATAGAGTTTAAGACGTATGTGACGATGGTCAATTATGAAGGGGCGAAGGTGCAGGTGATCAGTTGA